One window of Candidatus Tokpelaia hoelldoblerii genomic DNA carries:
- the cysS gene encoding Cysteine--tRNA ligase (bhsal12100): protein MTALRFYNTLTRKKDDFQPIDAGNVRLYVCGPTVYDYAHIGNARPVIVFDVLYRLLRHVYGKNHVLYARNITDVDDKINARAVRDYPGLPLNEAIRRLTEATNAQFQADVAALGCLPPDVQPRATDHLDDMRAMIERLVENGHAYVAENHVLFSVASMGNNPRYGALSHRSPDDMLAGARVDVADYKRDEMDFVLWKPSKEGEPGWPSPAGIAVSGRPGWHIECSAMSMARLLMPFGGGLACDDPVKNVFDIHGGGIDLVFPHHENEIAQSCSAFGSPRMANLWMHNGFLQVEGQKMSKSLGNFITIRDVLREDVPQLVADMDEVAQQRWVGLAARFSMLQTHYREPVNWTRQRLVGASEELYRWYGLLRESGFDAAVETGVDEGVIAALADDLNTWNAITALRRFYKARNAQALGAGMALVGLVNAAFIEQEDHPLFVRRAALPEAEILARIDERLAAIAAKDWAQADRIRDALKAKGIVLEDGKDPETGERFTRWDIAR, encoded by the coding sequence ATGACGGCTTTGCGTTTTTATAACACCCTGACACGGAAAAAAGATGATTTTCAGCCGATTGATGCCGGTAATGTACGGCTTTATGTCTGCGGCCCGACGGTTTATGACTATGCCCATATCGGCAATGCCCGCCCTGTTATTGTCTTTGATGTGCTTTACCGTCTGCTGCGTCATGTCTATGGCAAAAACCATGTGCTTTATGCGCGTAATATCACCGATGTTGATGACAAGATCAATGCCCGCGCGGTGCGCGATTATCCCGGTTTGCCGTTGAATGAAGCCATCCGCCGTTTGACTGAGGCCACCAATGCACAGTTTCAGGCTGATGTCGCTGCGCTTGGCTGTCTGCCGCCCGATGTTCAGCCGCGCGCTACTGATCATCTTGATGATATGCGGGCGATGATTGAGCGGCTGGTGGAAAACGGCCATGCCTATGTGGCGGAAAACCATGTGCTGTTTTCTGTTGCCAGCATGGGAAATAATCCGCGCTATGGCGCGCTGTCGCACCGCTCGCCGGATGATATGCTGGCCGGTGCGCGTGTAGATGTCGCCGATTATAAGCGTGACGAGATGGATTTTGTCCTGTGGAAGCCGTCGAAAGAGGGCGAGCCGGGATGGCCGTCACCGGCGGGCATTGCTGTCAGTGGCCGTCCGGGCTGGCATATCGAATGCTCGGCCATGTCGATGGCCAGGCTGTTGATGCCTTTTGGCGGCGGGCTGGCCTGTGATGACCCGGTGAAGAATGTCTTTGACATTCATGGCGGCGGCATTGATCTTGTTTTTCCCCATCATGAAAATGAAATCGCCCAGAGCTGTTCGGCCTTTGGCAGCCCGCGCATGGCCAATCTGTGGATGCATAACGGCTTTTTGCAGGTGGAGGGGCAGAAGATGTCCAAAAGCCTTGGCAATTTTATCACCATCCGTGATGTGCTGCGTGAAGATGTGCCGCAACTGGTGGCAGATATGGATGAGGTGGCGCAGCAACGCTGGGTGGGACTGGCGGCGCGCTTTTCCATGTTGCAGACGCATTATCGTGAACCGGTCAACTGGACACGGCAGCGCCTTGTGGGGGCTTCCGAAGAGCTGTACCGCTGGTATGGGCTGCTGCGGGAAAGCGGTTTTGACGCTGCTGTTGAGACGGGCGTTGATGAAGGGGTTATCGCCGCCTTGGCTGATGATTTGAACACATGGAACGCCATTACCGCGCTGCGGCGTTTTTATAAAGCGCGCAATGCGCAGGCGCTGGGGGCGGGCATGGCGCTTGTCGGCCTTGTCAATGCGGCCTTTATTGAACAGGAAGACCATCCGCTTTTTGTGCGCCGGGCGGCACTGCCGGAAGCGGAAATTCTCGCGCGTATTGATGAGCGCCTGGCGGCAATCGCGGCAAAGGACTGGGCACAGGCGGATCGTATCCGAGATGCGCTGAAAGCAAAGGGCATTGTGCTGGAAGATGGTAAAGACCCTGAAACGGGCGAGCGGTTCACCCGTTGGGACATTGCCCGGTAA
- a CDS encoding Lysine decarboxylase (bhsal12090) — translation MAQIQSICVYCGSSPGHNPLYIKAAEQLGAAFARNHIRLVYGGGTKGLMGAVARGVKANGGAVTGIIPHFLLNKEAAEEELALVDDLIVTENMHERKRRMFEQSDAFVTLPGGIGTLEEIAEMMTWAQLGHHVKPLVYANINGFWNPVLTLFDHMKAEGFIHSATRVKPLVIDMVEDIVPQIVTAVQTNSNA, via the coding sequence ATGGCACAGATTCAATCCATTTGCGTTTATTGCGGTTCCAGCCCCGGTCATAACCCGCTTTACATCAAAGCTGCGGAACAATTGGGGGCGGCTTTTGCCCGAAATCACATCCGGCTGGTGTATGGCGGCGGCACCAAAGGCCTTATGGGTGCGGTGGCCCGCGGTGTGAAAGCCAATGGCGGCGCCGTCACCGGTATCATTCCGCACTTTCTTCTCAACAAGGAAGCGGCGGAGGAAGAGCTTGCCCTGGTGGATGACCTGATCGTGACCGAAAACATGCACGAGCGCAAACGCCGGATGTTTGAGCAGTCAGACGCTTTCGTCACCCTGCCCGGCGGTATCGGCACACTGGAAGAAATTGCCGAGATGATGACCTGGGCGCAGCTTGGCCACCATGTAAAGCCGCTGGTTTACGCCAATATCAATGGTTTCTGGAACCCGGTTCTGACACTTTTCGACCATATGAAGGCGGAAGGATTTATCCACAGCGCCACCAGGGTGAAGCCGCTTGTCATTGATATGGTGGAGGATATCGTGCCGCAGATTGTCACAGCGGTTCAGACAAACAGCAACGCCTGA
- a CDS encoding Peptidoglycan binding protein (bhsal12080), with translation MRQGFESLRYFAAFGLCFFVSVFSGAYADVQDAIPQFDTLRLEGEKFTITGHSAASRHIELVKGAHIVGEGETDAQGNFTIGLGRKLKMGEYRFVLRATGQDGRSVTSMQTLVVTIPENTAGDILALVEEPGKGNRLLAGQTRADSGIVAPEYKNFAVERIDFAGGRLAVCGRSPADMRVFVSLAGRSIGSERSRKEGGFCVTREVALEKGDYILQIGLFDDTGAEKTTVSLPFTLAMANRAHQLYRGGQAVDSVVVKRGETLSRLARRVYGNAAMAGQLFEANRDILQTPDKISPGMELVVPRREKQK, from the coding sequence GTGCGGCAAGGGTTTGAGAGTTTAAGATATTTTGCGGCTTTTGGCCTGTGCTTTTTTGTATCCGTGTTTTCCGGCGCTTATGCAGATGTGCAGGATGCTATCCCGCAATTTGACACTTTGCGCCTTGAAGGGGAAAAGTTCACCATTACCGGGCATTCTGCCGCTTCACGCCATATCGAGCTGGTGAAGGGCGCGCATATTGTCGGCGAGGGGGAAACCGATGCGCAAGGAAACTTTACCATCGGCCTTGGGCGGAAACTGAAAATGGGAGAATATCGTTTTGTTCTGCGTGCGACCGGTCAGGATGGCCGCTCTGTGACATCGATGCAGACGTTGGTTGTCACTATTCCTGAAAATACTGCCGGTGATATTCTGGCGCTGGTGGAAGAGCCGGGCAAGGGCAACCGCCTGCTGGCAGGGCAGACCCGGGCGGATTCTGGCATTGTGGCGCCGGAATACAAAAACTTCGCTGTGGAAAGGATTGACTTTGCCGGAGGGCGGTTGGCGGTTTGCGGCAGAAGCCCTGCTGATATGCGGGTTTTTGTATCGCTGGCCGGCCGCAGTATCGGTTCTGAACGCAGCCGGAAAGAGGGCGGCTTTTGCGTTACACGGGAAGTTGCGCTGGAAAAAGGCGATTATATTTTGCAGATCGGGCTGTTTGATGATACGGGTGCGGAGAAAACGACAGTGAGTCTGCCGTTTACTCTTGCAATGGCAAACAGGGCTCACCAGCTTTATCGGGGCGGGCAGGCGGTTGACAGTGTGGTGGTGAAACGGGGGGAAACCCTTTCCCGTCTTGCCAGACGGGTTTATGGCAATGCAGCCATGGCGGGACAGCTGTTTGAGGCCAACCGCGATATTTTGCAGACACCGGATAAAATCAGCCCCGGCATGGAACTGGTTGTGCCGCGGCGGGAAAAACAGAAATAA